A genomic window from Halorubrum lacusprofundi ATCC 49239 includes:
- the msrB gene encoding peptide-methionine (R)-S-oxide reductase MsrB has product MSETDGHDELTDEEWRERLSEEEYRVLRESGTEAKFSGEYVDHHPEDGEYRCRACGTVLFEAETKYESGCGWPAFYAAEEESVTTTTDTSHGMRRTEVRCANCDSHLGHVFDDGPEPTGKRFCINSVAMKYNEE; this is encoded by the coding sequence ATGAGCGAGACCGACGGGCACGACGAACTGACCGACGAGGAGTGGCGAGAACGACTCTCCGAGGAGGAGTACCGCGTGCTCCGCGAGAGCGGCACGGAGGCCAAGTTCTCCGGCGAGTACGTCGACCACCACCCCGAGGACGGGGAGTACCGCTGCCGGGCCTGCGGGACGGTACTGTTCGAGGCCGAGACGAAGTACGAGTCCGGCTGCGGCTGGCCGGCCTTCTACGCCGCCGAGGAGGAGTCGGTGACGACGACGACCGACACGAGCCACGGGATGCGCCGCACCGAAGTCCGGTGTGCGAACTGCGACTCGCACCTCGGCCACGTGTTCGACGACGGTCCCGAGCCCACCGGCAAGCGGTTCTGCATCAACTCGGTCGCGATGAAATACAACGAGGAGTGA
- a CDS encoding acyl-CoA dehydrogenase family protein, with product MEFQLTDEQKQLREEVRKFAEEEIRPVATEYDVEEEYPYEVMDKAADMGLLAPHVPVEYGGVGYSSVENAILTEELFAADPGIGLCVSSAGFGAEALMEFGTDEQKERVLPEVTAGDAVMGSAISEPQAGSDVTSVATRAEKDGDEWVINGSKMWITNGTVADYFVVVCETDPEIDDRYSGYSQILVEGDRDGLTRDKITGKLGIRASDTAELRFDDVRVPDENLIGQRGMGFLQLMQFFDETRTAVAAQGVGIARGAAERALEYAEEREQFDRPISDFQAIKHKLAEMHTNTEAARWLTYRSAWAVDNESGDLTALASMAKEFASRTAVEVANEAVQVHGGAGYVNDHDVERLYRDAKITQIYEGTTEIQKNIIARELLDEGV from the coding sequence ATGGAGTTCCAGCTAACGGACGAACAGAAGCAGCTACGCGAGGAGGTACGGAAGTTCGCCGAAGAAGAGATTCGCCCGGTCGCGACCGAGTACGACGTCGAGGAGGAGTATCCCTACGAGGTCATGGACAAGGCCGCCGACATGGGGTTGCTCGCGCCGCACGTCCCCGTCGAATACGGCGGCGTCGGCTACTCGTCGGTGGAGAACGCGATCCTCACCGAGGAGCTGTTCGCCGCCGACCCCGGGATCGGCCTCTGCGTCTCCAGCGCCGGCTTCGGCGCGGAGGCGCTGATGGAGTTCGGCACGGACGAGCAGAAGGAGCGCGTCCTGCCCGAGGTGACCGCCGGCGACGCGGTGATGGGCTCGGCCATCTCGGAGCCGCAGGCGGGCTCTGACGTGACCTCGGTCGCCACACGCGCGGAGAAGGACGGCGACGAGTGGGTGATCAACGGGTCGAAGATGTGGATCACGAACGGGACCGTCGCCGACTACTTCGTCGTCGTCTGCGAGACCGACCCCGAGATCGACGACCGCTACTCCGGCTACTCGCAGATCCTCGTCGAGGGCGACCGCGACGGGCTCACCCGCGATAAGATCACCGGCAAGCTCGGGATTCGGGCGAGCGACACGGCCGAACTGCGGTTCGACGACGTGCGCGTTCCTGACGAGAACTTGATCGGCCAGCGCGGGATGGGATTCCTCCAGCTCATGCAGTTCTTCGACGAGACGCGCACCGCGGTCGCCGCGCAGGGCGTCGGGATCGCCCGCGGCGCGGCCGAGCGCGCGCTTGAGTACGCGGAGGAGCGCGAGCAGTTCGACCGCCCGATCAGCGACTTCCAGGCGATCAAACACAAGCTCGCGGAGATGCACACGAACACCGAGGCCGCTCGCTGGCTCACCTACCGCTCCGCGTGGGCGGTCGACAACGAATCGGGCGATCTCACTGCGCTCGCGTCGATGGCCAAGGAGTTCGCCTCCCGGACCGCGGTGGAGGTCGCCAACGAGGCGGTCCAGGTCCACGGCGGCGCCGGCTACGTCAACGACCACGACGTCGAACGGCTCTACCGCGACGCGAAGATCACCCAGATCTACGAGGGGACCACGGAGATCCAGAAGAACATCATCGCCCGCGAACTCCTCGACGAGGGGGTATGA
- a CDS encoding DNA topoisomerase VI subunit B — MTSFQSTIGDEEGIAEELAEGQREISIAEFFEKNKHMLGFDSGARGLVTAVKEAVDNALDATEEAGVLPDIYIEIEEVGDYYRLVIEDNGPGITKEQLPKVFGKLLYGSRFHAREQSRGQQGIGISAAVLYSQLTSGQPAKITSRPKGQSRAQYFELIIDTDTNEPEIKADEETTWDRPHGTRIELEMEANMRARNQLHDYVKHTAVVNPHARFELREPGLDEPLKFERATDELPAETEEIRPHPHGVELGALIKMLEATESYSVSGFLQEEFTRVGKKTADSVIDNFRDVYYGRELAWSPPRAHDDRDVAAAVAGAVANKGKAATTDFADGIAETVAGNDRLSRSELATIVDNVAETVEDDTGKTFGGTVRENAVDAAWQAISGAGDDDGAGDSEDGENVDPSESSLVADAYALVDDATSTRKDDAAVRAMAEALARRFENLDGDAFRITRDDLERLVADAASFVTEQHDVTFGETARENVVETFWSRARTVPDDPPKVTAIAGDRDASADLLEAMRTTDILAPPTDCLAPITAELVEAGLRKEYDADFYAAATRDAEVHGGDPFIVEAGIAYGGEIPAEGSVELLRFANRVPLVYQRGACATTDVIKSIGWRNYGLDQPGGSGLPNGPAVISIHIASTNVPFTSESKDALANVPAIEDEIELAVREAARELKSYLNKRRSMQQRREKQDVLGRILPEMADKVSEVTGRPRPDIDSALARIMNNVSVEREVNDETVTLVVENHSDVNEQLEITDIVSAEPTDLSDGTVVDMDGEWFVQWKPEVPSGDERELTYAIDGDADFEVSVGGVETEKLTVNA, encoded by the coding sequence ATGACGTCCTTCCAGTCGACGATCGGCGACGAGGAGGGGATCGCGGAGGAGCTGGCCGAGGGCCAGCGCGAGATCTCCATCGCCGAGTTCTTCGAGAAGAACAAACACATGCTCGGGTTCGACTCGGGCGCCCGCGGGCTCGTCACCGCCGTCAAGGAGGCGGTCGACAACGCCCTCGACGCGACCGAGGAGGCCGGCGTCCTCCCCGACATCTACATCGAGATCGAGGAGGTGGGCGACTACTACCGGCTCGTGATCGAGGACAACGGGCCGGGCATCACGAAAGAACAGCTCCCGAAAGTGTTCGGGAAGCTCCTGTACGGGAGTCGTTTCCACGCCCGCGAGCAGTCTCGCGGTCAACAGGGAATCGGGATTTCGGCGGCCGTGCTGTACTCGCAGCTCACGTCCGGCCAGCCCGCGAAGATCACCTCGCGCCCCAAGGGGCAGTCCCGGGCGCAGTACTTCGAGCTGATCATCGACACCGACACGAACGAGCCGGAGATCAAGGCGGACGAGGAGACGACGTGGGACCGCCCCCACGGCACCCGCATCGAACTGGAGATGGAGGCGAACATGCGCGCCCGCAACCAGCTCCACGACTACGTGAAACACACCGCGGTCGTCAACCCCCACGCGCGGTTCGAGCTGCGCGAGCCGGGACTCGACGAGCCGCTGAAGTTCGAGCGCGCGACCGACGAGCTGCCGGCCGAGACCGAGGAGATTCGCCCGCACCCCCACGGCGTCGAGCTGGGCGCGCTGATCAAGATGCTGGAGGCGACCGAGTCGTACTCCGTCTCCGGATTCCTCCAGGAGGAGTTCACGCGAGTCGGCAAGAAGACCGCCGACAGCGTCATCGACAACTTTCGCGACGTGTACTACGGTCGCGAACTCGCGTGGTCGCCCCCGCGCGCCCACGACGATCGCGACGTCGCGGCCGCGGTCGCGGGCGCGGTCGCCAACAAGGGCAAGGCGGCGACGACCGACTTCGCCGACGGCATCGCCGAGACGGTCGCAGGCAACGACCGGCTCTCCCGGTCCGAGCTCGCGACGATCGTCGACAACGTCGCGGAGACCGTCGAGGACGACACCGGCAAGACCTTCGGCGGGACCGTCCGCGAGAACGCGGTCGACGCCGCGTGGCAGGCGATTTCCGGCGCCGGAGATGACGACGGAGCGGGCGACAGCGAGGACGGCGAGAACGTCGATCCGAGCGAGTCGTCACTCGTCGCCGACGCCTACGCCTTAGTCGACGACGCCACCTCGACCCGGAAGGACGACGCCGCGGTGCGGGCGATGGCCGAAGCGCTCGCGCGCCGGTTCGAGAACCTCGACGGCGACGCGTTCCGGATCACTCGCGACGACCTCGAACGCCTCGTCGCGGACGCCGCCTCGTTCGTCACCGAGCAGCACGACGTGACGTTCGGCGAGACTGCCCGCGAGAACGTCGTCGAGACGTTCTGGTCGCGGGCGCGAACGGTCCCGGACGACCCCCCGAAAGTAACGGCGATCGCGGGCGACCGCGACGCCTCGGCCGACCTGCTCGAAGCGATGCGGACGACCGACATTCTCGCACCGCCGACCGACTGCCTCGCGCCGATCACGGCCGAGCTGGTCGAAGCCGGGCTTCGGAAGGAGTACGACGCTGACTTCTACGCGGCCGCGACCCGCGATGCCGAGGTCCACGGCGGCGACCCGTTCATCGTCGAGGCCGGCATCGCCTACGGCGGCGAGATCCCGGCGGAGGGGTCGGTGGAGCTGCTCCGGTTCGCGAACCGCGTCCCGCTCGTGTACCAGCGTGGCGCCTGCGCGACGACGGACGTGATCAAGTCGATCGGGTGGCGCAACTACGGGCTCGATCAACCCGGCGGGTCGGGGCTGCCCAACGGCCCGGCCGTCATCAGCATCCACATCGCGTCCACGAACGTCCCCTTCACGAGCGAGTCGAAGGACGCACTCGCGAACGTGCCGGCGATCGAAGACGAGATCGAACTCGCCGTTCGCGAGGCGGCCCGCGAGCTGAAGTCGTACCTCAACAAGCGGCGCTCGATGCAGCAGCGCCGGGAGAAACAGGACGTGCTCGGCCGGATCCTCCCGGAGATGGCGGACAAGGTTTCGGAGGTCACGGGCCGGCCGCGCCCCGACATCGACAGCGCGCTCGCGCGGATCATGAACAACGTCAGCGTCGAGCGCGAGGTGAACGACGAGACGGTGACGCTCGTCGTCGAGAACCACTCGGACGTGAACGAGCAGCTGGAGATCACGGACATCGTCTCGGCGGAGCCGACAGACCTCTCGGACGGGACGGTGGTGGACATGGACGGCGAGTGGTTCGTCCAGTGGAAACCCGAGGTACCCTCGGGCGACGAGCGGGAACTGACGTACGCGATCGACGGCGACGCAGACTTCGAGGTCAGCGTCGGCGGCGTCGAAACGGAGAAACTCACGGTGAACGCGTAA
- a CDS encoding NAD-dependent epimerase/dehydratase family protein, which produces MSTLLVVGGSGFIGREICRLAVRDGHDVRSVSRGGRPATDAPWVDSVSWTSADLFRPNAWRDRLVDVDAVIHAVGTMDETPASGVTFERLNGDSAIITALEAERAGVETYVFLSAAVAPPRTRHAYLTAKRRAEAAIADLAFAQVTLRPGPVYGADRSHGSRLLNAGLRLADSASPIADRLGESRPLPVETVARAAYRATIDPGASILDVEDIRQLGQ; this is translated from the coding sequence ATGTCGACCCTCCTTGTCGTCGGCGGTAGCGGGTTCATCGGTCGCGAGATCTGCCGGCTCGCGGTCCGAGACGGACACGACGTCCGGAGCGTCTCTCGTGGCGGCCGTCCCGCCACCGACGCGCCGTGGGTCGATAGCGTCTCGTGGACCAGCGCCGACCTGTTCCGACCGAACGCCTGGCGTGATCGGCTCGTCGATGTCGACGCCGTCATCCACGCAGTCGGTACGATGGACGAAACACCGGCTTCGGGGGTCACCTTCGAGCGACTCAACGGTGACAGCGCCATTATCACCGCGCTGGAAGCCGAACGCGCGGGCGTCGAGACGTACGTGTTCCTCTCGGCGGCGGTGGCGCCGCCGCGAACCCGCCACGCGTACCTAACCGCCAAGCGACGCGCCGAGGCAGCAATCGCTGACCTAGCGTTCGCTCAGGTTACGCTCCGTCCGGGGCCCGTGTACGGTGCCGATCGGTCCCACGGCTCTCGGCTGTTGAACGCTGGACTCCGACTCGCAGACTCCGCCTCTCCGATAGCGGATCGTCTCGGCGAGTCGCGGCCGCTCCCCGTCGAAACGGTCGCGCGGGCCGCATACCGGGCGACGATCGACCCGGGGGCGTCGATTCTCGATGTCGAAGACATTCGGCAACTCGGTCAGTGA
- a CDS encoding CDGSH iron-sulfur domain-containing protein — MAREVTHEENGPAKLDESDMGDDGMIYVCQCGLSDSKPLCDGSHNATADEEDGVIYKYVNDDADGERREIGELDEADE; from the coding sequence ATGGCACGCGAAGTCACACACGAGGAGAACGGACCGGCCAAACTCGACGAGTCCGACATGGGTGACGACGGCATGATCTACGTCTGTCAGTGTGGCCTCTCGGACTCGAAGCCGCTCTGTGACGGCTCGCACAACGCGACCGCCGACGAGGAGGACGGGGTCATTTATAAGTACGTGAACGACGACGCGGACGGTGAGCGCCGCGAGATCGGCGAACTCGACGAAGCGGACGAGTAG
- a CDS encoding Lrp/AsnC family transcriptional regulator yields MDAEREVLDVLARNAREDIDDIAAQTGFDAAAVAEAIDALEADNVVHGYQAVVDWDRVDEGKIRALVEINVELDRETGYEQVADRIAKFPAVDALHLVSGDYDFAVEVLGETMQDVSRFISEQVAPMPEVTQTVTHYIMETYKDGGIRFEDGDDDDRLSVSP; encoded by the coding sequence ATGGACGCCGAGCGCGAGGTACTCGACGTGTTGGCGCGGAACGCCCGCGAAGACATCGACGACATCGCGGCCCAGACGGGCTTCGACGCGGCAGCGGTAGCGGAAGCGATCGACGCGCTGGAGGCGGATAACGTGGTTCACGGCTACCAAGCGGTCGTCGACTGGGACCGCGTCGACGAGGGGAAGATCCGGGCGCTCGTCGAGATCAACGTCGAACTCGACCGCGAGACCGGCTACGAGCAGGTCGCCGACCGGATCGCGAAGTTCCCCGCGGTCGACGCCCTCCACCTCGTTTCCGGTGATTACGACTTCGCCGTCGAGGTGCTCGGCGAGACGATGCAGGACGTCTCGCGGTTCATCTCCGAGCAGGTCGCGCCCATGCCGGAGGTCACCCAGACGGTGACCCACTACATCATGGAGACCTACAAGGACGGCGGGATACGGTTCGAGGACGGCGACGACGACGACCGCCTCTCCGTCTCGCCATGA
- a CDS encoding aldo/keto reductase has protein sequence MASDTTSRSDTFDIGGDLTVNRLGFGAMRITGEDIIGRPDDEVDAKAVLQRAVELGVDFVDTADSYGPGVSERLIGEALGDPDDVVVASKAGLLRNREGEWLPHGDPDFLRNQVLCSLDRLGTDTIDLYQFHRPDPDTDFEESVHAFAEMKDAGQIAHVGLSNVTVEQLETAMEIVDVATVQNRYNVGHRDDEDVQQACEGNDVGFIPWGPMYAIDGDETPGALDDVADRHDATARQVALAWLLNHSDVTLPIPGTSSVDHLESNLAAAELSLTDEDMTALNEIDSQ, from the coding sequence ATGGCTTCAGACACCACCAGCCGGAGTGACACGTTCGACATCGGCGGCGACCTGACCGTCAACCGACTCGGCTTCGGCGCGATGCGGATCACGGGCGAGGACATCATCGGCCGACCCGACGACGAGGTCGACGCGAAGGCCGTCCTCCAGCGCGCGGTCGAACTCGGCGTCGACTTCGTCGACACCGCCGACTCCTACGGCCCGGGCGTCTCGGAGCGCCTCATCGGCGAGGCGCTCGGCGACCCCGACGACGTGGTCGTCGCCTCGAAGGCCGGCCTGCTCCGCAACCGTGAGGGCGAGTGGCTCCCCCACGGCGACCCGGACTTCCTGCGGAATCAGGTGCTGTGTAGCCTCGACCGGCTCGGGACCGACACGATCGACCTGTACCAGTTCCACCGTCCCGACCCGGACACCGACTTCGAGGAGTCCGTCCACGCCTTTGCGGAGATGAAGGACGCCGGGCAGATCGCCCACGTCGGGCTCTCGAACGTCACCGTCGAACAGCTTGAGACCGCGATGGAGATCGTCGACGTCGCGACCGTCCAGAACCGCTACAACGTCGGCCATCGCGACGACGAGGACGTGCAGCAGGCCTGCGAGGGCAACGACGTGGGGTTCATCCCGTGGGGGCCGATGTACGCGATCGATGGAGACGAGACTCCCGGCGCGCTCGACGATGTCGCCGACCGCCACGACGCGACGGCCCGGCAGGTCGCGCTCGCGTGGCTGCTCAACCACTCCGACGTGACGCTCCCGATTCCGGGCACGTCGAGCGTCGATCACCTCGAATCGAACCTCGCGGCCGCGGAGCTGTCGCTGACGGACGAGGACATGACCGCGCTGAACGAGATCGATTCACAGTAA
- a CDS encoding oxidoreductase, whose product MAEWTAEEMPRLDGKTVVVTGANSGLGYEGTRAFAAKGATVVMACRSAERAETAADEIRADAGGDIDGELDVRECDLASLDSVRDFADRLAADYDAVDVLCNNAGVMAIPRSETEDGFETQFGVNHLGHFALTGRLFSLLKGAEGIDGDARIVTQSSGAHEQGEMDFSDLNWEESYGKWKAYGRSKLANLLFAYELQHRIDAANREADTGVNVRSAACHPGYTDTNLQLRTAAESGNPLLKIGMRLANAVLGQDAAIGAEPMLYAATADVDGGAYIEPGGLMNMRGHPTVGRSNDASYDRDDARELWEYSTEATGVDFSV is encoded by the coding sequence ATGGCAGAATGGACCGCCGAGGAGATGCCGCGACTGGACGGGAAGACGGTGGTCGTCACCGGCGCGAACAGCGGGCTCGGTTACGAGGGTACGCGCGCGTTCGCCGCGAAGGGCGCCACGGTGGTGATGGCGTGTCGGAGCGCCGAACGCGCCGAGACCGCGGCCGACGAGATCCGCGCCGACGCCGGCGGCGACATCGACGGCGAACTCGACGTGCGAGAGTGCGACCTCGCGTCGCTCGACTCGGTGCGAGATTTCGCCGATAGGCTCGCCGCCGACTACGACGCGGTCGACGTGCTCTGTAACAACGCGGGCGTGATGGCGATCCCCCGGAGCGAGACCGAGGACGGCTTCGAGACGCAGTTCGGCGTCAATCACCTCGGGCACTTCGCGCTCACCGGTCGCTTGTTCTCCCTTTTAAAAGGTGCCGAGGGTATCGACGGCGACGCGCGCATCGTCACGCAGTCGTCGGGTGCCCACGAGCAGGGTGAAATGGACTTTTCAGACCTCAACTGGGAGGAGTCGTACGGCAAGTGGAAGGCGTACGGTCGGAGCAAACTCGCGAACCTGCTGTTCGCCTACGAGCTCCAGCACCGGATCGACGCCGCGAACCGCGAGGCCGACACGGGGGTCAACGTCCGCAGCGCTGCTTGCCACCCGGGTTACACCGACACCAATCTCCAGTTGCGCACCGCCGCGGAGAGCGGGAACCCCCTGCTGAAGATCGGCATGCGGCTGGCGAACGCTGTGCTCGGACAAGACGCCGCGATCGGGGCCGAACCGATGTTGTACGCCGCGACCGCCGACGTCGACGGCGGCGCCTACATCGAGCCCGGCGGGCTGATGAACATGCGCGGGCACCCGACCGTGGGTCGGTCGAACGACGCCTCCTACGACCGCGATGACGCGCGGGAACTCTGGGAATACTCGACAGAGGCCACCGGCGTCGATTTTTCGGTTTAA
- a CDS encoding DNA topoisomerase IV subunit A, with translation MTTESDARDELIDLAADFYDQFADGKIPEMKLPTRTKSNIEYDTESGVWTYGDRTSTRSANSVRGARKLLKAAYTIEFLADQLDEDRSSTLRELYYLSESWDNDEAQFKSQDESNDLVEDLEIVTGVTREDFHMRPEESGATLMGPLLIREQTRRGEREIHCQEDVGTGGYQIPNNPDMIEFLDDDIDFALAVETGGMRDRLVENGFDEAYNCLVIHLKGQPARATRRITKRVHDELDVPVAVFADGDPWSYRIYGSVAYGSIKSAHLSKYLATPEAQFVGIQPEDIVEYDLPADPLADSDINALESELEDPRFQTDYWEEQIELQLDIGKKSEQQSLASRGLDFVTDTYLPERLDAMGVI, from the coding sequence ATGACGACAGAAAGCGACGCACGAGACGAGCTGATCGACCTGGCGGCCGACTTCTACGACCAGTTCGCCGACGGGAAGATCCCGGAAATGAAGCTTCCCACGCGGACGAAAAGCAACATCGAGTACGACACCGAAAGCGGCGTCTGGACCTACGGCGACCGCACGTCGACGCGAAGCGCCAACTCGGTTCGGGGCGCGCGCAAGCTGCTGAAGGCGGCGTACACGATCGAGTTCCTCGCGGACCAGCTCGACGAGGACCGCTCGTCGACCCTGCGGGAGCTGTACTACCTCTCGGAGTCGTGGGACAACGACGAGGCGCAGTTCAAGAGTCAGGACGAGTCGAACGACCTCGTGGAGGACTTGGAGATCGTCACGGGCGTCACCCGCGAGGACTTCCACATGCGCCCGGAGGAGTCTGGCGCGACCCTGATGGGACCGCTGTTGATCCGCGAACAGACCCGACGCGGGGAGCGCGAGATCCACTGTCAGGAGGACGTTGGCACGGGCGGCTACCAGATCCCGAACAACCCGGACATGATCGAGTTCCTCGACGACGACATCGACTTCGCGCTCGCCGTCGAGACCGGCGGGATGCGCGACCGACTCGTCGAGAACGGGTTCGACGAGGCGTACAACTGCCTCGTCATCCACCTCAAGGGCCAGCCGGCGCGGGCGACTCGCCGGATCACGAAGCGCGTCCACGACGAACTGGACGTTCCGGTGGCCGTGTTCGCCGACGGTGACCCATGGTCCTACCGGATCTACGGCTCCGTGGCGTACGGCTCGATCAAGTCCGCGCACCTCTCGAAGTATCTCGCGACGCCGGAGGCGCAGTTCGTGGGGATCCAGCCGGAGGACATCGTCGAGTACGACCTCCCGGCTGATCCGCTCGCCGACTCCGACATCAACGCCCTCGAATCGGAGCTGGAGGATCCCCGATTCCAGACCGATTACTGGGAAGAACAGATCGAACTACAGCTCGACATCGGGAAGAAGTCCGAACAGCAGTCGCTCGCGAGTCGCGGGCTCGACTTCGTTACCGACACCTACCTCCCCGAGCGGCTCGACGCGATGGGCGTGATCTGA
- a CDS encoding pyridoxal phosphate-dependent aminotransferase, with the protein MRLSDRARDLPESGIRKFFELAEARDDVISLGVGEPDFSAPWAARTAAIDSLERGKTSYTSNRGMAALRERIAVHHERYDQTYAPTDEILVTTGASEAVDLAFRALVDPGDTVAVHEPTYISYGPGIELAGGEQLTVPTRAEDDFALTRESLEASGAADADLLVLCYPNNPTGATMTEEEYAEVAAFCRDNDLRVIADEIYSALTYGTEHTSIATQPGMRERTVVVNGFSKAYAMTGLRLGYALGPTDAIDAMNRIHQYTMLSAPTTPQYAACEALDRCDDEVAEMVNEYNRRRRLVVSRFNEMGLDTFEPGGAFYAFPDCGGDDEAFAEELLEAQGVAVVPGSVFGEGGEGHLRVSYATSMRELKEATDRIATFVEGRD; encoded by the coding sequence ATGAGACTCTCGGACCGCGCTCGCGACCTCCCCGAGTCGGGGATCCGGAAGTTCTTCGAGCTCGCGGAGGCGCGCGACGACGTGATCTCCCTCGGGGTCGGCGAGCCCGACTTCTCCGCGCCGTGGGCCGCCCGCACCGCCGCGATCGACTCGCTCGAACGCGGGAAGACCTCCTACACCTCGAACCGCGGGATGGCCGCGCTCCGCGAGCGGATCGCGGTCCACCACGAGCGCTACGACCAGACGTACGCCCCGACCGACGAGATCCTCGTCACGACCGGCGCGAGCGAGGCGGTCGATCTGGCGTTCCGCGCGCTCGTCGACCCCGGTGACACGGTCGCGGTCCACGAGCCGACGTACATCTCCTACGGCCCCGGGATCGAGCTGGCGGGCGGCGAGCAACTGACGGTCCCAACGCGGGCCGAAGACGACTTCGCGCTCACTCGGGAGTCGCTGGAGGCGTCGGGCGCCGCCGATGCGGATCTCCTCGTCCTCTGTTACCCGAACAACCCGACCGGCGCGACGATGACCGAGGAGGAGTACGCCGAGGTCGCCGCGTTCTGTCGCGACAACGACCTCCGGGTGATCGCCGACGAGATTTACTCCGCGCTCACCTACGGGACTGAGCACACTTCGATCGCGACCCAGCCGGGGATGCGCGAGCGCACGGTCGTCGTCAACGGGTTCTCGAAGGCGTACGCGATGACGGGACTCCGACTCGGGTACGCGCTGGGGCCCACAGACGCGATCGACGCGATGAACCGGATCCACCAGTACACGATGCTGTCGGCACCGACGACGCCGCAGTACGCCGCTTGCGAGGCGCTGGACCGCTGTGACGATGAGGTCGCGGAGATGGTCAATGAGTACAACCGCCGGCGACGGCTGGTCGTCTCCCGGTTCAACGAGATGGGCCTCGACACATTCGAACCGGGTGGCGCGTTCTATGCGTTCCCGGACTGCGGTGGCGACGACGAGGCCTTCGCCGAGGAGCTGTTGGAGGCGCAGGGCGTCGCGGTCGTCCCCGGTTCCGTCTTCGGTGAAGGCGGCGAGGGACACCTTCGGGTGTCGTACGCGACCTCGATGCGCGAACTGAAGGAGGCCACCGACCGGATCGCGACGTTCGTGGAAGGACGGGACTGA
- a CDS encoding cold-shock protein: MATGKVDFFNDTGGYGFIETDDADDDVFFHMEDVGGPDLEEGQEVEFEIEESDKGPRATNLTRL, translated from the coding sequence ATGGCGACAGGCAAGGTCGATTTCTTCAACGACACTGGCGGCTACGGATTCATCGAGACTGACGACGCTGACGATGACGTGTTCTTCCACATGGAAGACGTCGGCGGCCCGGATCTCGAGGAGGGACAGGAAGTAGAGTTCGAGATCGAGGAGTCCGATAAGGGCCCGCGCGCGACGAACCTCACCCGACTGTAA